One region of Candidatus Peribacteraceae bacterium genomic DNA includes:
- the yidD gene encoding membrane protein insertion efficiency factor YidD translates to MVQALLAPLWHLPRNVANGMIRLYQGTLSPDHGPLRHLYPYGYCRHTPTCSAYAMEMLRKRGLVMGSLLSMRRLLTCHPWRKPDEAKMRELAEKVLSATT, encoded by the coding sequence ATGGTGCAAGCACTTCTCGCCCCCCTTTGGCATCTCCCCCGCAACGTTGCCAACGGCATGATCCGCCTCTACCAGGGGACCCTGTCGCCCGATCATGGCCCCCTTCGACACCTCTACCCCTACGGCTACTGCCGCCACACCCCGACGTGCTCCGCGTACGCCATGGAGATGCTGCGCAAGCGCGGCTTGGTGATGGGATCCCTCCTGAGCATGCGGCGGCTCCTCACGTGCCATCCGTGGCGGAAGCCGGATGAGGCGAAGATGAGGGAACTGGCGGAGAAGGTGCTCTCCGCTACTACATAG
- a CDS encoding CASP domain-containing protein, giving the protein MVITTGDVLTFLYILVGIMLVVVLYNVLQLFVDVRRIVKRADRLTEKVESIILKPLAIADEVLGNVMALFEGRGKKERKGFDHKKVH; this is encoded by the coding sequence ATGGTGATCACGACAGGAGACGTCCTCACCTTCCTGTACATCCTCGTGGGGATCATGCTCGTGGTGGTGCTCTACAACGTCTTGCAGCTCTTCGTGGACGTGCGCCGCATCGTCAAGCGCGCGGATCGCCTGACGGAGAAGGTGGAGTCCATCATCCTCAAGCCGCTGGCGATCGCCGATGAGGTGCTGGGGAACGTAATGGCGCTGTTCGAGGGGAGGGGGAAGAAGGAGCGTAAAGGATTCGATCACAAGAAGGTTCACTGA